One region of candidate division KSB1 bacterium genomic DNA includes:
- a CDS encoding efflux RND transporter permease subunit, with amino-acid sequence MNRHSILPRLSTNRPVTVLMIFLALIVVGVVAYSDIPIELFPKGFVFPALGIWVPYNNANPSEIEEQIARPIEEIVQTIHGVRRVETSSRNNGCWTWIEFAGTTNMDVAYADLRDRIDRVKPELPDDIERIYPRKFSDDDEEIVFMAVSLNKTYEDAYSLLDTHLRKVLNRIDGVANVELWGVDRKAVQVLVDQASVNAHNINLYQLVEDMRRDNFVLASGYVNDAGKKFYVRSLGKYENLEEIRNLRIRNTNLRLKDIAEVKFDVAEDKRWIQRFDRKPSVWVGLFKESQANTVEVCNNVLEVLDKQVRTNPLLAGMSFQVIFDQGTYILESIDNLKNAGLWGGLFAFLVIYFFLRRFRMTVIINLAIPISLLVTIVVIYFMGWSLNIMTMMGLMVSVGLVVDNSIVVVENIYRLRKEGLSPREAAIRGASEVAMPITMATLTTVVVFLPLIFMGDNPGMTFYMARMGVPVIAALLASLFVALVFIPLGTMIFSSQKEVKEAKSITAANAFYIRLLERTLARRVDAALIFTLLGISAFGIMQAVPKTDETQGNINDVRFIFELPGNYTLEEANAYFDSFEEFLYSNKEKYDLKSVETRFSTDWGQVRAYLNKPPQQEWWQVVGLSIGRKLGLVKNGAMTREKVIEDVKENAPKRAGIEMRTRWRQETANQQGTMTVVLYGDDTDRLTELSHEVERRLRAIPGLLDVGTELEEGVDEVRLRLNREQATKFGVNPQAVAGTISYALRGVELPDYRTEDREVDIRVQMRKKDRETLHQLMNLRMRQPNGQEVPLANIAEISVRRGYGRITRSDGKTMLAITATTTQENAQHLYRQIDQAMQGFEMPRGYSWDKGQRFDRMQENQETTNYGLYLAVTFVMLLMGVLFESVILPLSVIVCIPFAFFGVGWTLFLTRTPMDLMAMIGLFILVGVVVNNAIVLVDLINQMRLQGYSRHDAIIEAGRHRFRPILMTAGTTIFGLLPMALGTAQVIGISYAPMGRTLMGGMISATILTLLVVPVAYTYFDDLRELWKQLLAIMFGKKRGEAEARR; translated from the coding sequence ATGAATCGCCACTCCATTCTCCCCCGTCTGTCCACCAACCGGCCGGTAACCGTGCTGATGATCTTTCTCGCGTTGATCGTCGTCGGCGTCGTTGCTTACTCTGATATTCCCATCGAGCTTTTTCCCAAAGGCTTTGTTTTTCCCGCGCTAGGGATTTGGGTGCCGTACAACAACGCCAATCCGAGCGAGATCGAGGAGCAAATCGCCCGGCCGATCGAGGAGATCGTGCAAACCATTCACGGCGTGCGCCGCGTCGAAACCAGCAGCCGCAACAACGGCTGTTGGACGTGGATCGAATTTGCCGGCACAACCAACATGGACGTGGCCTATGCCGATCTCCGTGACCGTATCGATCGGGTGAAGCCGGAGCTGCCCGATGACATCGAACGAATTTATCCGAGAAAATTCAGCGATGACGACGAGGAGATCGTCTTCATGGCGGTTTCGCTGAACAAAACCTACGAAGACGCCTACAGCTTGTTGGATACGCACCTGCGCAAAGTTCTGAACCGGATCGACGGCGTGGCCAACGTCGAGTTGTGGGGTGTCGACCGCAAGGCCGTGCAGGTGCTCGTCGATCAAGCCAGCGTCAACGCGCACAACATCAACTTATACCAGCTCGTCGAAGACATGCGGCGCGACAATTTTGTGCTGGCCAGCGGCTACGTCAACGACGCCGGCAAAAAGTTTTATGTGCGCTCGCTGGGAAAATATGAAAATCTCGAGGAAATCCGCAATCTCCGAATCCGCAACACCAATCTGCGTTTGAAGGACATCGCCGAGGTCAAATTCGACGTCGCCGAGGACAAAAGATGGATTCAGCGTTTTGACCGCAAGCCCTCGGTTTGGGTGGGACTCTTCAAAGAATCGCAAGCCAACACCGTCGAAGTTTGCAACAACGTGCTGGAGGTGCTCGACAAGCAGGTGCGCACGAATCCGCTGCTCGCGGGCATGAGCTTTCAAGTGATTTTCGATCAGGGGACGTACATTCTCGAGTCCATCGACAATTTGAAGAACGCCGGCTTGTGGGGCGGCCTCTTCGCGTTTTTGGTGATCTACTTTTTCCTGCGCCGTTTTCGCATGACGGTGATCATCAATCTCGCCATTCCGATCTCGCTGCTCGTCACCATCGTGGTGATCTACTTCATGGGCTGGTCGCTGAACATCATGACCATGATGGGCTTGATGGTGAGCGTCGGTTTGGTGGTGGACAACTCGATCGTCGTCGTGGAAAATATTTATCGCCTGCGCAAGGAAGGACTTTCGCCACGCGAGGCCGCCATTCGAGGCGCCAGCGAGGTGGCGATGCCGATCACGATGGCGACGCTGACAACGGTGGTGGTCTTCCTGCCGCTCATTTTTATGGGCGACAATCCCGGCATGACGTTTTACATGGCGCGCATGGGTGTGCCGGTGATCGCGGCTTTGCTGGCCAGCCTGTTCGTCGCGCTGGTTTTCATCCCGCTCGGCACCATGATTTTCTCATCGCAAAAAGAGGTGAAGGAAGCCAAGAGCATCACGGCCGCCAACGCGTTCTACATTCGCCTGCTCGAGCGCACCCTCGCCCGCCGCGTCGACGCCGCGCTGATCTTCACGCTTTTGGGCATCAGCGCGTTTGGGATCATGCAAGCGGTGCCCAAGACCGACGAGACGCAGGGCAACATCAACGACGTCCGATTCATTTTTGAATTGCCCGGCAACTATACTCTCGAGGAGGCCAACGCGTATTTCGATTCATTCGAGGAATTTCTTTATTCCAATAAAGAAAAATACGATCTCAAAAGCGTCGAAACGCGCTTCAGCACGGATTGGGGGCAGGTGCGCGCTTATCTAAACAAACCGCCACAACAAGAATGGTGGCAGGTGGTCGGCCTGTCGATCGGCAGGAAACTCGGGCTGGTTAAAAATGGCGCCATGACGCGCGAGAAGGTGATCGAAGACGTCAAGGAAAATGCGCCGAAGCGCGCCGGCATCGAGATGCGCACGCGCTGGCGGCAGGAAACGGCGAATCAGCAGGGCACCATGACCGTCGTGTTGTATGGCGACGACACCGACCGCCTCACCGAGCTTTCCCACGAAGTCGAGCGGCGTTTGCGTGCCATCCCCGGCTTGTTGGACGTCGGCACTGAGCTGGAAGAGGGCGTCGACGAAGTGCGGCTGCGGTTGAACCGCGAGCAGGCGACGAAATTCGGCGTCAATCCCCAAGCCGTGGCCGGAACAATTTCGTATGCGCTGCGCGGCGTGGAGCTGCCGGATTATCGCACCGAAGACCGCGAGGTGGACATTCGCGTGCAAATGCGCAAGAAAGACCGCGAGACGCTGCACCAACTGATGAACCTGCGCATGCGCCAGCCAAACGGCCAGGAGGTGCCGCTGGCGAACATCGCCGAAATTTCCGTGCGCCGCGGCTACGGGCGCATCACCCGCAGCGACGGCAAAACCATGCTGGCCATCACCGCCACCACCACACAGGAAAATGCACAGCATCTCTATCGCCAAATCGATCAGGCCATGCAAGGCTTCGAGATGCCACGCGGCTATTCGTGGGACAAGGGCCAGCGTTTCGACCGCATGCAGGAGAATCAGGAAACCACCAACTACGGCTTGTATCTCGCCGTCACGTTTGTGATGCTGTTGATGGGCGTCCTGTTCGAGTCCGTCATTCTGCCGCTGTCGGTGATCGTGTGCATACCCTTTGCCTTTTTCGGCGTGGGCTGGACGCTGTTCCTCACGCGCACGCCGATGGATCTGATGGCGATGATCGGGCTTTTTATTCTCGTCGGCGTCGTGGTGAACAACGCCATCGTGCTGGTGGACTTGATCAATCAAATGCGGCTGCAAGGCTACAGCCGACACGACGCGATCATCGAAGCCGGACGCCATCGTTTCCGCCCCATTTTGATGACCGCCGGCACGACGATTTTTGGGCTTTTGCCCATGGCCCTGGGCACCGCGCAAGTCATCGGCATTTCCTACGCGCCAATGGGCCGCACGCTGATGGGCGGCATGATCTCCGCCACGATTCTCACCTTGCTGGTCGTTCCCGTTGCCTACACTTACTTCGACGATCTGCGCGAACTGTGGAAGCAGTTGCTGGCAATCATGTTCGGAAAGAAGAGGGGAGAGGCTGAAGCCCGAAGATAA
- a CDS encoding ATP-dependent helicase gives MMRTKELMKAWEELSPIQRKAAEWDDGPLLVLAGPGSGKTKVLTCRIARLLESSHDKNFRILGLTFTNKAADEMRNRVASFVPGQEGRLFLGTFHSFCSEVLRQHGTHLGINPNFHIYSQDVDLQAVLNDAVEEAKKTSNVVSDLDKKTLPVIQRLKSLLILPDQCRERFPDKEFGERMAAVYPAYETELCKRNALDFNSLILKTYQLFTKFPVFAKRYRTVYPYICIDEFQDTNQAQYGLIRALAGDQHRNLFVVADDDQIIYQWNGASHERLKELLNDFSPRVIQLPMNYRCPPEIVELANNLIRHNFLRTADKKPLEAFRHGLGQGTVRLLECFPDFEAEAAGVAKDIKNLHSGHLGSVVVLGRNRKLLDGVDKALQDEGLPAVISQRKDEFESTPFVWLHSILRLANDGQNRSYLEAVCGAFAQLTQVEIDVEDVISQAQALSMGYLQSWIRLVNQKTTDALVKKIVNETSRCLVRGRDFQTFSKSALAWFTSLAQAQRQAENDPSNEIFARYDEEKLVWEELMREIKRNFREEPTLEAFLQELQMRSKEPLPKPNTVVLMTIHGAKGKEFDHVYLIGLVDDELPSFQSKKKGDKSLEMEEERRNCFVAITRTIKTLTLSYAQKYRGWPKKPSRFLFEMGLLK, from the coding sequence ATGATGAGAACCAAAGAACTTATGAAAGCTTGGGAGGAATTAAGTCCCATTCAAAGGAAAGCAGCAGAATGGGATGACGGTCCGCTTTTGGTATTAGCAGGGCCAGGCTCAGGCAAGACAAAAGTTCTGACTTGTCGTATAGCCCGCCTGCTTGAATCGAGCCATGACAAAAATTTCCGTATTTTGGGCTTAACATTCACCAACAAAGCCGCCGATGAGATGCGAAACCGCGTTGCTAGCTTTGTGCCTGGGCAGGAAGGCCGTCTTTTTTTGGGCACTTTCCATTCATTTTGTTCGGAGGTTTTGCGTCAACATGGCACTCATTTAGGCATCAACCCCAATTTCCACATATATTCACAAGACGTCGATTTACAAGCGGTACTGAATGATGCAGTGGAAGAAGCGAAAAAGACAAGCAATGTGGTAAGCGATCTCGACAAAAAAACGTTGCCAGTTATACAACGTCTTAAATCGCTTCTTATTTTGCCCGATCAATGCCGCGAGAGGTTTCCAGACAAGGAATTCGGAGAAAGGATGGCCGCTGTTTATCCTGCATACGAGACTGAATTATGCAAACGAAATGCCCTTGATTTCAATTCTTTAATTCTCAAAACATATCAACTATTTACTAAGTTCCCTGTTTTTGCCAAGCGTTATCGTACGGTCTATCCATACATTTGTATCGATGAGTTTCAAGATACGAATCAAGCTCAATACGGCCTTATTCGCGCTCTTGCTGGAGATCAACACCGCAATTTATTCGTTGTTGCTGATGACGACCAGATCATCTACCAATGGAATGGCGCAAGTCATGAACGTCTTAAAGAGCTTCTCAATGATTTTTCGCCGAGGGTCATCCAGTTGCCTATGAACTACAGGTGCCCGCCAGAGATCGTGGAGTTGGCGAATAATCTTATCCGTCATAACTTTTTGCGAACCGCCGACAAAAAACCGCTTGAGGCCTTTCGTCATGGTCTCGGCCAAGGCACCGTGCGTTTATTGGAATGCTTTCCTGATTTTGAAGCGGAAGCGGCTGGAGTTGCAAAGGATATCAAAAATCTTCACTCCGGTCATCTTGGTTCTGTTGTGGTGTTGGGACGAAATCGCAAATTGCTTGATGGCGTGGACAAAGCGTTGCAGGATGAAGGATTACCTGCTGTCATCTCTCAACGAAAAGACGAATTTGAAAGCACTCCCTTTGTCTGGCTTCACTCAATTTTACGCCTTGCCAATGATGGGCAAAATCGTAGTTATTTGGAAGCCGTGTGCGGTGCTTTCGCTCAGCTTACCCAAGTGGAAATTGATGTAGAAGATGTAATTTCGCAAGCCCAAGCGTTGAGTATGGGCTATCTACAAAGCTGGATTAGGCTCGTGAATCAAAAAACCACAGACGCCTTAGTGAAAAAAATTGTGAATGAGACGTCACGTTGTTTAGTAAGAGGTAGGGATTTTCAAACCTTCAGCAAATCTGCACTGGCATGGTTTACTTCCCTGGCACAAGCCCAGCGCCAAGCCGAAAATGACCCTTCTAACGAAATATTTGCGCGTTATGATGAGGAAAAATTGGTTTGGGAAGAATTGATGCGAGAAATAAAACGAAACTTTCGAGAAGAACCCACCTTAGAGGCCTTTTTGCAAGAACTGCAAATGCGTTCAAAGGAACCGCTTCCAAAGCCGAATACCGTTGTTCTCATGACCATCCATGGAGCCAAGGGTAAAGAATTTGATCATGTTTATCTAATCGGGCTTGTTGATGACGAATTACCCTCTTTTCAGAGCAAGAAAAAGGGAGACAAAAGTCTGGAGATGGAGGAGGAACGACGTAATTGTTTCGTCGCCATAACCCGAACCATTAAAACATTAACCCTTAGTTATGCCCAAAAATATAGAGGTTGGCCCAAAAAACCTTCACGCTTTCTTTTCGAGATGGGATTGCTAAAATGA
- a CDS encoding AAA family ATPase → MKLREIIVKNFRCLADAVIPIHDTTVLVGENNSGKTALLDALKIALPRSQQGRGTPFDEYDYYMSKVGDSPQTSDGIVIELWFREDKSDEWPSSLVQALTDIIQTDPVKDLDSIGLRLSSKFDPLTTEPATNWEFLTLDGQPLGGKGASSGNLTRFLSYIRLFYLSALRDSDDEFSPRSQFWGRILRDLKISEEQRKTLSEELAKLNHELLKADPRLEQVRATLDKIQKIMASGIGQKTSIQALPLKPWDLMSKAEVVIKARGSEVDFPLSRHGQGIQSLAVLFLFQAYIDVLLKPTFQPETEAILALEEPEAHLHPQATRALAANLGEVKSQKIVSSHSPYFIQEIPFAQIRMFRRNGPFSKVLYVKRSFSTKVPNTPKVLEFCKNNAPKFDYHEGTGTLCVNGKLEEQEYQKLLKIYPKQTDAHVQLKRLYSESQIYLSDGDLADLDTYAKRIRGEVLFARAWLLCEGQSEYLLLRYFAELLEKPLDQYGITVIDFQNNGSPGAFVGLARTFEIPWIMVCDNDAAGHEFVKQVKTRGLLPDEIKELVRPLPESGMDLEMFLIKNGFVQEYLEILAERNISLAKMHDETGFQDELVSKIRADKTGYTIALLEKLRRASADSTRVPPFFAKIITDVVAKAA, encoded by the coding sequence ATGAAGCTCAGAGAGATTATTGTAAAAAATTTTCGCTGCTTGGCAGACGCGGTCATCCCAATCCACGATACTACTGTTTTGGTGGGCGAAAACAACTCCGGTAAAACGGCCCTTCTAGACGCATTGAAGATTGCATTGCCTCGAAGCCAGCAAGGTCGCGGAACGCCATTCGACGAGTATGACTACTATATGTCCAAAGTTGGCGATTCACCGCAAACCAGCGATGGCATTGTTATAGAGCTTTGGTTTCGTGAAGATAAATCTGATGAATGGCCCAGTTCTCTGGTTCAAGCACTTACCGATATTATACAAACCGATCCTGTAAAAGATTTGGATTCTATCGGACTACGGCTATCAAGTAAATTTGATCCACTTACAACAGAACCTGCTACCAACTGGGAATTTCTTACGTTAGATGGGCAACCGTTGGGTGGAAAAGGTGCAAGCTCCGGCAACCTAACGAGATTTCTTTCTTATATTCGCCTGTTTTACTTGTCAGCTCTCCGTGACTCAGATGATGAATTCTCTCCAAGATCACAGTTCTGGGGGCGAATACTTCGTGACCTCAAAATAAGTGAAGAACAAAGAAAAACACTGAGTGAAGAATTGGCGAAACTCAACCATGAATTACTAAAGGCTGATCCACGACTCGAACAAGTGAGAGCAACCTTAGACAAAATCCAAAAGATTATGGCGTCGGGCATTGGGCAAAAGACTTCGATCCAGGCGTTGCCGCTTAAACCCTGGGATTTGATGTCTAAAGCGGAGGTTGTGATCAAAGCCCGTGGCAGTGAAGTAGACTTCCCACTTTCCCGACATGGACAAGGCATACAAAGTTTGGCAGTTCTCTTTCTTTTCCAAGCTTACATTGACGTGCTTCTGAAACCGACGTTTCAGCCAGAGACTGAGGCTATTTTGGCTTTGGAAGAACCGGAAGCGCATCTCCATCCCCAAGCGACGCGCGCCCTGGCAGCGAATTTGGGCGAGGTCAAAAGCCAAAAAATTGTCTCAAGCCACTCACCCTATTTCATTCAGGAAATCCCCTTCGCACAGATTCGGATGTTTCGTCGAAATGGCCCATTTTCCAAAGTTCTCTACGTGAAGCGTTCATTCTCTACCAAAGTACCAAACACGCCTAAGGTATTGGAGTTTTGCAAGAATAATGCGCCGAAATTTGATTATCATGAGGGTACTGGCACTCTCTGCGTTAATGGCAAACTTGAAGAACAGGAATATCAAAAATTGCTCAAGATTTACCCAAAACAAACGGATGCTCATGTTCAACTGAAGCGGCTTTATAGTGAATCACAGATATACCTCAGTGACGGTGACCTTGCCGACCTTGATACTTATGCAAAACGCATTCGAGGGGAAGTGTTGTTTGCACGCGCATGGCTACTGTGCGAAGGCCAGAGTGAGTATCTCTTGCTCCGATATTTTGCCGAACTATTGGAGAAACCATTGGATCAATATGGAATTACAGTAATCGATTTTCAAAACAACGGATCACCAGGTGCGTTCGTTGGTCTGGCGCGAACTTTTGAGATACCTTGGATTATGGTCTGTGACAATGACGCCGCCGGACATGAGTTTGTGAAACAGGTTAAAACGCGTGGGCTGTTGCCGGACGAAATCAAGGAGCTTGTCCGGCCTCTGCCGGAAAGCGGCATGGATTTGGAAATGTTTCTTATTAAAAACGGCTTTGTACAAGAGTACTTAGAAATTCTTGCTGAACGCAATATTAGTTTAGCTAAAATGCATGATGAGACAGGATTCCAAGATGAGCTTGTTTCAAAGATAAGAGCAGATAAAACTGGCTACACCATTGCATTGCTTGAAAAGCTTCGAAGAGCAAGCGCCGATAGCACACGTGTTCCTCCATTTTTTGCCAAGATCATCACAGACGTAGTAGCAAAGGCGGCATGA
- a CDS encoding DUF433 domain-containing protein, giving the protein MKDWRNCDAVERHLDKVSGAWVFRGTPVPVSALFENLKSGVSIEQFLEWFPGVERSQVEAILDFEVMTLTDPAIISDVLENRNATFSEITLR; this is encoded by the coding sequence ATGAAAGACTGGAGAAATTGTGATGCCGTCGAGCGCCATCTGGACAAAGTCAGTGGCGCTTGGGTGTTTCGCGGAACGCCCGTGCCTGTATCGGCGCTCTTCGAGAATCTCAAAAGCGGCGTTTCAATCGAACAGTTTTTGGAATGGTTTCCAGGCGTCGAGAGATCGCAGGTCGAAGCCATTTTGGATTTTGAAGTGATGACATTGACAGATCCGGCCATTATTTCCGATGTTCTTGAAAACAGGAACGCCACTTTCAGTGAAATCACACTTCGATAA